The genomic window CTCTAGCTGTGTGTCCTGCCACACACCACCAATCATCCAAGCTGTTGGCATGCGGTGAGGacctttttccccttcctttttcctccccacAGCTGTAGGAGAGGGGGTTTCTGCGGGGCGGATGTCACTTTGCTAGGGGCTAGGTCTTCCCACCCCCACACTACATCTTGTTCCAGCTCCTTCCTATCCTGGATGTAGGCCATTTTGGGGTTCCTATTAGGGGTCACATCCTGGTAAAAGAACATTAGGGAGCGCCTTTGGGCACCCCTGCTCAGCTGCCCCCTTCTCCCCCAACTGGTTCCCTGTCTCCTCCATCAGCCAGGCCCCCAACACCTATGAAGGCCTGGCAGTCCCTGGGTCCTCCACCACAAATGCCCCCTTTTTCCTTGGGGCTGTGTGTGAAGGGACAGCTTTGGGGCTTTTTAAAGGAAGAACTTTGCtgtgaaaataagagaaaaaccaaaaccaaaccaagaaAATGTCAAAACCTCTGCTGGTCCAGAATCTGTGCTCGGCCTCTGGCTCTGCTCCTGCCTTGCCTCTGCCTAGGAAGCTGCAGTCCTTCTTAAGCCCTCTGCAACTCCCATGCTCACCTGCTCCCTGGCTCCCCATGAGGATGCATGGGGGGCAGTGCTGCCGCATGCCTTTCCAGAGGTGCTGCAGCCATGGCTGTTCCTTACCTTCACCCCTGGCCCGGACCTGTTCCTGAACGCCCAGTTACTGGAAACCCCAGGATGATGAGGAGTGAGGGATGCAAACCAGGAACCCCCAGTCTCATGGGGAGAATGGAGCCTCACCCTGGAGCTGGGGAGATCATCTGAGTCAGTGCAGCTGCAGCTACACATCATAAGCCCCAGTGGACAAGGCAGCCAGGAGGAGGGCGGGGCAGATCAGGGCAGATAACCAGGAGGACCGAGTTTGGGGTCCAGTATGGCCCACATGGGTCTAAGATGCATGGAGAGGAAGCACAGGGAGGACATGGGGACAGGCCCAGTCCCTACCCCTGTGCTCTGGACCTCAGCGTCCCCTCCGTGGCCCCTCTGGCCCTGGCCCAGGGATGCCTTCTGCTTCATTGAGCCCATCTGTTTGAGACTTGCTAACACCTTCCTCTTTTGTGACTGGAAGTCACAGGGCCAGGTGATAAACCGTGCAGTCACGGAGGGAACACAGAGCCTAGTTgtaaagggacagagaaaagagGAGCAAGGGAGGACGGTGGATGACAGGGAAGACGAGTTGGGGCAGAGCTGCTCGGGACCATGGCTGAGGCCATCACCTATGCAGATCTGAGGTTTGTGAAGGCACCCCTGAAGAAGAGCATCTCCAGCCGGTTAGGACAGGGTAAGGGGGATGAGGCCTCCCCTTGGTCCTgcatccccactccccaccccacagaTCCTATTCCCGACTCCCACCTTggtccctcttctcttctctccagaCGCAGGGGCTGATGACGATGGGGAACTCACCTATGAGAATGTTCAAGTGCCCCCAGTCCCAGGGGGACCCTCAAGCTTGGCTTCTTCTGGACTAGGCGACAAAGCAGGTCTGGAGAGCCTGGGGGATGTGTGTTTGTTGAGGGGCTGTGTCTTGAGCTGGGGAGTCcacaatgtttttgttgttgttgagacagggtcttgctctgtcacgcaggctggagtgcagtggtgtgatcatggctcattgcagcctcgagctcctgggctcaagtgatcctcctgccctggcctcctaaagtgttgggattgcaggcgtgcaccCCCACGCCATGGCCCACAATATTCTTGACAGCACAATACCCTGGGGAAAGGAGGAGGGCGGTTCTTAGGAAACGGAAGAATAGGAACAGGATAAATGGGAGCCAGGGGAGGAAGAAAGATTCCTCCGGCAAGGTGGAGACCCCAGTGAGGGAGATAAGGGCTGCGGAGGGATAGGGCAGCCCTGTGGGGGATGAGTTCTAATGGGAAACGGGGAGCCATGGGAGGGAAAAGGGGGAATGGGAGTTGGATGAGAGCAAAGGGGGAGAGGGTTTGGGGCCGACAGATAAGGGGCCCCTGAGGAAGCGATAAAGGAAGAACTACGAGAGATGAGGGGGTCCGGGAAAAGATACGGTGAGACCCAGGAGGGAGCCGAGAGAGTCCCAGGCAGAGGAGGAACTCAGTAGAGTGACAGGGTGTACCAGAGCAACCCTAGCGGGCAACGTGGGGCAGACTGGAGTTTCCCAGTGGCGAGGGCGAAGCGGGTGCACCGGAGGAGAAGGGGCAATACTCGGGGCTTCCCGTCTCAAACTGAATGCTCCCCTCGACAGCGGTCAAGTCGGAGCAGTCAACTGCGTCCTGGAGCGCCGTGACGTCACTAGCCGTCGGGCGGATTCTCCCCTGTGAGTGAGTGTGCGGTGCGGCCGCGGGGGCACGTGCTCGCGCCTGTCCCGGCTGCGGATGGCGCTGGGCCCCGCGGGGTGCAGCTCTTCCCAGGATGAGTCCGGGCGCAGCCCTTCCGACCGCCCCGGCTGCCCTGCCCCGTTCACCTACATCGGGTGCGTCTGAATCCGACGTGCACCGCCCCCCTGCGGATGGTCCCAATTCGCCTTCCTGCcccccttctcctctctccctctctcgtCTGatatttccttccccttctcccaggTTATGCCCCTGAGTCCTTACCAGCTCTGATTCTGGAACACCCTCTCCCCTACCTGCGAAACACCCCGCTACCCAACAGAAACCACCATGGTTGCCCCCTCAGCTCTGCACCTCCCTCCTCTTAGGGATGCCTTCCCCAGGGGTCTCCTCCGCGGACCTGTCCCCTCGTCTCTACATTCTTTCCGGGGGCTGACTGCCCGCATCCATCCCACTGTCCCCCTAAGGCCGCACAGCCTGCCTGCGATACTTCCTGCTCGGCCTGCTCCTCACCTGCCTCCTGTTAGGAGTAGCCGTCATCTGCCTGGGAGTGCGCTGTGAGTAAGGCTGTCCCCACTTCCCACTTACACGGAACGACTTTCGTCCTGACTTTCCCCGCAAAGCTGACCTTCCTCAGCAGGGCTCATAGTCACTACCACCACATCCttagctttgggtttggtttcctGCCAGGGCTGTTGTCTTCCTGAATTGTCCTCACCTAATCCAGTACCTCCTTACACTTTAGGCAGTCAAATCTTGTATTTCAGCCTGTGATGCAAAAAGTtgcaagaaggagaaaaagggcTGATGCTGCAGTCTCAGGGCACTAGGGCAGGGCTGGAGAAGACATCCACCAAATCTCTGTGGCCAAACAGATCTGCAGGTGTCTCAGCAGCTCCAGCAGATGAATAGGGTTCTGGAAGCCACTAACAGCAGCCTGAGGCAGCAGCTCCACCTGAAGATAAGGCAGCTGGGACAGAGCGCAGAGGATCTGCAGGGGTCCAGGAGAGAGCTGGCGCAGAGTCAGGAAGCACTAGAGGTGGAACAGAGGGCTCATCAGGCGGCCGAAGGGCAGCTACAGGCCTGCCAGACAGACAGCGAGAAGACGAAGGAGACCTTGCAAAGTGAGGAGCAACAGAGGAGGGCCTTGGAGCAGAagctgagcaacatggagaacaGACTGAAGCCCTTCTTCACATGCCGCTCATCAGGTGTCCgctctggggagaggagagaagggagggatggaTTGGAGCAAGGAGATACTAGTGGAAGGGGTCTATCACCCAGGGGCCTGTGAGGTGTTCAGGAAAGGGGCAGTGAACCAGAGTGGTGGCTGACATGAGCTGTTCAGCTTTGGCCAACAGAGAGAAGGACCAAGCTGCATACTGGATTTAGGGGGACCCACCGAGCTCCAAGGCTCATCCTGTGGGGTAGAGGAGGATGGCAGCCAGCAGTCCAAATCACACTGTCCAAGGTTTCTTCCTGTTGATATCAGTGACAAAGATCTGGAACGCCCCCAAATTTGGATGTGAACTTGGCAGTTTGCACATCTTTCTAAAGACAGGGTCctcaattttcattaattttcattatagCTGAGATCTCCCCAAAGGGTAAGACTAACTGACTGACATGGAGTGCAACCTGGTGGTGGGGCAAGGCAGTGAGGCTCTCAGTACTCACAGTGAGGTGGAGCCTGGAGTTGTGGTGTAGGGAACTAGGATGGGGTGTCCATTCGTTTTGAAAGCAGGACCCCAGCCAGTAGGTGGAGATGGGGAAAGGGACACATAAAAGAGGCAAGGCTGTGTCAAAACAGGCTGAGGGTCTAGGCAAGGTGCCAGGCCCAAGGGGACTGGGGTGTTTTTGGGCTATGATCAGGTTTAGGCTCTGTCTAGCTTGGGGTCATCTGGTCGATCTCCCCAGGCATAAGACAGCAAGATTATGTGCAGACGCCCCTTGCCCTCATTTCCTTAACCTGAACCTCTGTGACCATCAGTTCCATGCCAGGGCTGCCCATTCTCTTAGCAGCACCTTAGACCTCTACATCCCAAACTGCTCTTCTGGCAAAAGGATGGTTTCAGACTTCCACTCTGATCACAGCTGCCCACCACTCCTCCAGGTTTTCCCCAAACTTTTTTATGTCATTGAGGCCTCCAATCTGCTGACTcccctttttctcccttcccatCAGCTGTCTCCTGTCCACACTTCTCTCCCTACCTATCATGGGTTTGGAGCCCATCACTTTTactactcacttttttttttttaaatagagacaaggtctcactatgtttccctggctggtatcgaactcctgggctcaagcgatcctcctgtctcagcctcccaaagtgctgagattacaatcgtgagccaccgcacatggctcACTCACTTCTTTGTTCCGTTATCCTTCTAGTGCACCTGATGGGCAAAATTTCAACTCTGGATGAACCCAACTGCCCACAGTCAGCACCAAGGTGTGACAAATTGTGGAATCATTTTGCTCAGTGCCACTGAGACTCTAGTCTCTCAGCACTGCCTGGCAACCTCTGCAGTGGTTAGCTTGCTCTCCATAATAACtccttctccctcactttcagcACATGCCCTCACCTTCCATTCTGAGAGGAATTCCCTCCACTTCCCATCACCAAGTCTATAAATCCATTTGGATTTTTGCCCATCCTCATCTTTTGCAAGGATAGCTGCAAcaactttctaaatgtttttccTACTCACTCCTCTCCCCGCAGTCCATTCTTCATATTGGAGCCAGGGTAATTCTTTACaaaaatctgatcatgtcatcCCAATCTAGAGCATTCCAGTTAATTGATTACATAAACAGTTATGGAATACATAACAGATAATATGTTCTAGCACTGTGCCCAGGCACTTGGGATATAGCTAGTGAACAAAATTCCTCTGTGTAAAATCCTACActgactttctctttctcataatataaaaataaaaaatccttaaCATAGCTTCCAACACCCCTGCCTACCTTTCAGTGTTCCACTTATCCCCTCACTTTCTTCCATTTGGCCATacggatttcttttcttttctgttctgttccttttttttttttttttttttgaggtggagtctcactctgtgagaCTGAAGtgcactcccaggctggagtgcagtggtgtgatctcggctcactgcaatctctgcctcctgggttcaagcgatccttttgcctcagcctcccgagtagctggaattataggtgtgcaccatagTGCCTGggtattttttggtatttttagtagaggtggggtttcaccatgttgaccaggctgctctttaactcctgacctcaggtgatccatcccgccttggcctcccaaagtgctgggattatagatgtgagccgtTGTGCCCAGCAgggatttctttttattcctttaagtTGCCATAGGACAGTAACTCAAGGGAGTAGCAGGGTGGGGACATGAGATCatgcagagagaagagagggagctAGTGGGGAGCGAATGATTTTTGAATGATGAAGGTAGGACTGATGGAACAAAGCAATGGAGAGAGGTGGTCTGGGGATTAGAAGTGCAGATTGGGATGTAGGATGTTGAAGAAAGAGggatatttatttcttatggatagtcaggaaaagaagaacagagaagagaaatttTGAGGGCAATGGAGAGAGCTGTTTCTGCAAAACAGGACCCAACATTTTCGGCTTGTAGGAAattggagagggaaggagggggccAGTGCTGGAGGAGTGGAAGTCTTGGATGTGCAGTGGGGGGTGCTTTAGGGAGTGGAGGAGATGGGCCCAAGAGATGTTAGGTAAAGTGTCAGGGTGGACTGCAATTGTTCAGAAATTGGGGTAATAAAATTAGCCCTATTAAGACAAACCTCCTAGATTGCTAAGAAGTAATGTTGTTGAATGTTAAAGTCTTTTTTACTAAGTAAGGACAGGTACGGTGTTTCCAGGggatgcaaaagaaagaaagattgcaAAGATCATAGAAGTCCATGAAGGTGCTGAGATTAGCCCTAGGAGAATATTGTTAGCAAAAGACTGCTGAGTAGTTACTTTCATCCCAACTGTTGCTGCTATCACACTCTTTCTGCTTTTTAGACACCTGCTGTCCGACGGGATGGACAATGCATCAGAAAAGCTGCTTTTACATCTCACCTACTTCGAAAACTTGGCAGGAGAGCCAAAAACgttgtgaaactctgtcttccaAGCTGGTCACATTCAGTGAAATTTATCAACAATCAGTAAGCATATCCTTACTCACAGACAAAGGGACATATGTCATCAAGTCAGGAATGGCAGTGCAtacatggctggggtggccatTCCTTTTCCGTGGAAGAAACTGAGAATCACAATACTCTTGAACTCTGAGCTTGGAAACAACCTCTGCATCTTCTCAGCACAGTGGTCCAGGCAGCCCCTACTAACTGATTAGAGTTGGCATTAGAGTAGAAACTTAGGAACcatatctacatttttttttttttttgagacagagtctcactctgtcacccaggctggagtgcaattccgtaatctcagctcactgcaacctctgcctcctaggttcaagcaattctcctgtctcagtttcccgagtagctgggactacagtcacacaccaccacgcccagctaatttttgtattttttttttttttttttttgagacggagtctcgctgtgtctcccaggctggagtgcagtagcgtgatctcggctcactgcaagctccgcttcccgggttcacgccattctcccgcctcagcctcccaagtagctgagactacaggcgcccgccaccacgcccggctagttttttgtatttttagtagagacggggtttcaccatgttagccaggatagtctcgatctcctgacctcgtgatccacccgcctcggcctcccaaagtgctgggattacaggcttgagccaccgcgcccggccaatttttgtatttttaatagagacggggtttcaccatattggtcaggctggtctctaattcctgacctcaggtgattcacctgcctcagcctcccaaagtgctgggattacaggtgtgagccactgcacctggcctctacttTAATCTGTATCTCATCTCAGCTTGCTAGTCAGCTCCCTGGGCTGCTTGACAGGTTCCTTGACTCTTGTGGCCTCTCAGGCAGAGAGGTCCCACACCTGGTGGGCTGGATTGTAGGGATTAGTTCCTTGGGGCCAGAACAGCACACACAATGACTCCCCTCCAAAGGCTGGCAGAGATTCTTACTCAGCTGGAAGGCAAATTGAGCACTGAGCCTGCATCTGCAGGGTGGCACTTGGTGGATTCAGGGACCAGTTACCAAAGAGCTGTCATATATACAGCCCCCTTGCCGAAGCTGAGGCCTCCCTAGGGCAtgcattttcttctgtatttctcaTCACTCTCCACATATCTCCGGTCTCTCTGAATCTCCCCTTAGCGTTCTTACTTCGTCTTAAATTGGCTGTTGCCAAATGGTGGTTCAGGGAATTCATACTGGACTGGCCTCAGCTCTAACAAGGATGGGAAGTTGACTGATGATACACAACACACTAGGTAAGTTTGTTAGGACTCTGGGTATTTTCAACTTCATAATCCCCTCCACAAAGACATGGTAATCAGATTTCCTCCCCACCTGCTTCCCTCAGAACTCTCCCATAAATCAACACTGTAATTgcctatttgtctgttttctctatttGATTAATAACTTCTTAAGGCAATCTTATTCTCCATTCTATTTCCACCTAGAAGTCCCTGGCACATGCTTTTTTGTTTCAGTAACTACTAGGTTGGGACCTATGCTAGCTTTTAGGGGGAGACATTAAGGATTTAGTTAAGGCTCCACAGCTGATGACAGCAGCATTTCTCCATCCTTTGACAAGGCCACCCAAACTGAGGTTGTACTTTCTCAGTAGCAGCCACTCGAGGCACTAGAGCTGCCTCAGTGAAGTAAGCAAGGGAGCAGTGGGGGTACCATCGAAGCTCCACTTCACTGTGATCAAGGGAGCAGTGGGGTACCATTGAGGATCAACCCTAGGGACCCTAAAACAGGGTGGCAGCCTCCTTATGTTCCCTAATTGGccttcccatcttttttttttttttgagacagagtctcgctctgtcgcccaggctggagtgcagttgtgcaatctcggctcactgcaagctccgcctcctgggttcacaccattctcctgcctcagcctccccacgcccggctaattttttttacttttagtagagatggggtttcaccgtgttagccaggatggtctcgatctcctgacctcgtaacccgcccgccttggcctcccacaagtgctgggattacaggcatgagccaccgagcccggcctggCCTTCCCATCTTTATGACCTGGAGTGATTTTTCCCTCTGCTGGTTCTAAAGCCTGTTTTAGTTGAACTCCAGACATCTGTCCTGAACCATGCCCAGATGTGGCCTTAGGCAGGCAAAGCGAGTTAGGACTTAGGTTTTATgcagggaaaggggagagaagggagggtggGATAGGAGGGGTCCAGAGCATATCCCAGCTCTACCTTATTACTTTTCAGGGTTTATGTTCAAAGTTCAAAATGTACCAAGGTACAAAAAAATTGGTCATGGTATTGGACAATGGAGACAGAGGAATGTGGAAGTTCTCTTCCCTTCATCTGTGAGATGACAGCTTTCAGATTTCCAGATTAGGACAGCCCTTTACACTGATTCGGTAAGAGTGAGGGATGGGGCCAAGGCATGGGGAGTCCAGGGGCAGAGGGACTCAGAGCAGGGACCCAGGGGCCTGAGGGAAAACTTGTACCTGGGATGAAAGTTCCTCCACAGCCTCCATTGCTTGGTCTGCTTATGTTAGGATGGGCTGGGCAGGCAGAGGGACAGGTAAGGCCTAGAACTTAAGGGAGGCTGGTGATGTGGCTGTCGAGAACTGAAGGGGAGATGGGGTGAGCGGGATGAGGGTTCAGTTAAGTCAACCATGGAGCTCACAGATACTTTACTCTTCCAGACACTCATGCCAACAAGAAACTGTGCCCCTCCTTCCTAACCTGAGGCCTGCGGGTCCTCAGACCATATCCTCCCTGTGTTCCCTCATTCTGGGCAGTGTTCAGCCACCAGCTGATCCACACCTGACACTTCCAGCCAGCCTGctgcctgctccctcttcctgAAACTGGACTGTTCTTGGGAAAAGGGTGAAGCCACCTCTAGAAGGGACTTTGGCCTCCCTGCAAGAACTTCCCATGGTAGAATGGGGCGGGGGAGGAGGGCGCACGGGTTGAGTGGATAGGGGCGGCCCGGAGCCAGCCAGGCAGTTTTAttgaaatctttttaaataattgcacGTGTTAGTCTCATGTGTCAGCAATGCTGTGTCTGGTTCAGTGATCCCCATGGGAACACGAGCCAGGGATCGAACTGGAAGTGCTCTGTCCCTCGAGTCCATGCTGGGGCTCCCCTACACAGGGAGAAGAGCCGGTCAGCCCATCTGGAACTGGCACTGTCCAGCAAGTGTGCTCTGTTCTTACAGGGTGTCCTGAAGgccaaagttggaggactgagaCCACAGGCTCCAATGCTAAGAGCGTGCCCCGGGCAgctgcaggctgggtgtgggtgGCTTGGCATGGTGCCCTCGGTGGCAGAGGAGACTGCCCGCCTCACAGTTCAGGTTGCGGTAGCGGGCAACAGCTGGTGTGGGGCGGGGGCACATGGACAGGAAGCCAAAGCTGAAGGGGCCGAGGCAGCAGCCAGGACAGGGCAGCCCCTCATCAGGCTCCCGGGGAGCTGAAGGGGGTGGCGAGGGTTCTGTCCGCTCTAGGGCTGCCGCCCGGGGCAGGCTATGCTGGGCCCGGTTCCAGGGCTCCCCAGCCCAGCCTTGTGGGGAGTTCACCACCACAGCTGGGGGATTGTTATTGAGGACAGGTCCTGATCTAGGGGACCAgggttgggaggccgaggaacaGGTGCTGATGAAGTTGTCTGTGGCCACAGCCAGAGGCAGCTGGGGCGCTGGTCCTGGAGGTTCCGGCTCAGGGCTGCTGCCCTCACACTCCATCTTCTCTTCAGCCGAGGGGCCCACGGGGGGAGGGCCAGGACCTGGAAGTGCTGTCTCCATACGGCGGGGGAGCTCAGGGGATGAAGGTAGTGAGCGGCAGCGGCGGGCAGGTGTTCCAGGCTGGACCAGCGTCTCCGGGGTGGTCACCAAGGGCAGCTGAGTGGAGGGGAATGGTGATGGTGGCACAAGAGGCAGGACTGGCTTGCTGGGTGTGTCCAAAAGCTTGATCTTGCCACCCCTGAGGTCTTCCCGTAGTGAGAAGGGGTTGACTCGAGTCAGATTGTCCCCCCAGTTTGGGGGTGATTCTGGTGATGGGGGCAGGAAGAGGTCTGACCGGCTTCGGGAAAGCCGGGGGTCTGGCCTAGGAAGCGTGGCAGAGGGACCCCCTCTTGGAACAGAGCCTGTAGACAGAGAAGTCTGGAATCACTGTCCTCAGCATTTGATCACAGCTCCTTGAGGGCCTCACTATTCTCCAGGAGGCTGGTGGGACTAGAGCTTGAAAAAGGGAGTCCCACCTGGTTCTTTGGAAAGGGGCGATGTCATCTCCAGGCCCCTTTTACttgttcccctcccctccctcaagCTTTAGCATTAGGAAACTGTCTTCTCTGAGATGTCCTCCCACCCTACCCCAGCCCGACTGCCAGCCTTTtcaactaataaatatatttagcttCCTCCATGTCATCTCTGAGTTTTAAGGATGAGAAAGGCCAAAGGACTTAAGCTGGGTCAAGGTCATGCTCACTTACCCTGATTGTGTGTCAGGGGAGTCCTGGTGAGTGGGGCTGGCTCAGGCAGCTGCTCCAGGATCCATTCCAGGTGCTGGGTGATTTCGGTGAAGGGGGCACGGGTGCTGGGTTCCAGCTGATGGGTAGAGACGGGAATGGCTTCACTCAGTGCTCCGAAAGAGGGTCTCTGAGTTTCCTCCCATCACCTGGGTCCCATAGGGCAGCCATGGCAGCTTATAGATG from Macaca thibetana thibetana isolate TM-01 chromosome 15, ASM2454274v1, whole genome shotgun sequence includes these protein-coding regions:
- the TESK1 gene encoding dual specificity testis-specific protein kinase 1 isoform X1; the protein is MAGERPPLRGPGPGPGEVPGEGPPGPGGAGGGPGRGRPSSYRALRSAVSSLARVDDFHCAEKIGAGFFSEVYKVRHRQSGQVMVLKMNKLPSNRGNTLREVQLMNRLRHPNILRFMGVCVHQGQLHALTEYMNGGTLEQLLSSPEPLSWPVRLRLALDIARGLRYLHSKGVFHRDLTSKNCLVRREDRGFTAVVGDFGLAEKIPVYREGARKEPLAVVGSPYWMAPEVLRGELYDEKADVFAFGIVLCELIARVPADPDYLPRTEDFGLDVPAFRTLVGDDCPLPFLLLAIHCCSLEPSTRAPFTEITQHLEWILEQLPEPAPLTRTPLTHNQGSVPRGGPSATLPRPDPRLSRSRSDLFLPPSPESPPNWGDNLTRVNPFSLREDLRGGKIKLLDTPSKPVLPLVPPSPFPSTQLPLVTTPETLVQPGTPARRCRSLPSSPELPRRMETALPGPGPPPVGPSAEEKMECEGSSPEPEPPGPAPQLPLAVATDNFISTCSSASQPWSPRSGPVLNNNPPAVVVNSPQGWAGEPWNRAQHSLPRAAALERTEPSPPPSAPREPDEGLPCPGCCLGPFSFGFLSMCPRPTPAVARYRNLNCEAGSLLCHRGHHAKPPTPSLQLPGARS
- the TESK1 gene encoding dual specificity testis-specific protein kinase 1 isoform X3; the encoded protein is MGGPWNSCSAPLNPYPGLSGSAWPWTLPEACGTCTPKVYFTGTLHPREGARKEPLAVVGSPYWMAPEVLRGELYDEKADVFAFGIVLCELIARVPADPDYLPRTEDFGLDVPAFRTLVGDDCPLPFLLLAIHCCSLEPSTRAPFTEITQHLEWILEQLPEPAPLTRTPLTHNQGSVPRGGPSATLPRPDPRLSRSRSDLFLPPSPESPPNWGDNLTRVNPFSLREDLRGGKIKLLDTPSKPVLPLVPPSPFPSTQLPLVTTPETLVQPGTPARRCRSLPSSPELPRRMETALPGPGPPPVGPSAEEKMECEGSSPEPEPPGPAPQLPLAVATDNFISTCSSASQPWSPRSGPVLNNNPPAVVVNSPQGWAGEPWNRAQHSLPRAAALERTEPSPPPSAPREPDEGLPCPGCCLGPFSFGFLSMCPRPTPAVARYRNLNCEAGSLLCHRGHHAKPPTPSLQLPGARS
- the CD72 gene encoding B-cell differentiation antigen CD72, whose product is MAEAITYADLRFVKAPLKKSISSRLGQDAGADDDGELTYENVQVPPVPGGPSSLASSGLGDKAAVKSEQSTASWSAVTSLAVGRILPCRTACLRYFLLGLLLTCLLLGVAVICLGVRYLQVSQQLQQMNRVLEATNSSLRQQLHLKIRQLGQSAEDLQGSRRELAQSQEALEVEQRAHQAAEGQLQACQTDSEKTKETLQSEEQQRRALEQKLSNMENRLKPFFTCRSSDTCCPTGWTMHQKSCFYISPTSKTWQESQKRCETLSSKLVTFSEIYQQSRSYFVLNWLLPNGGSGNSYWTGLSSNKDGKLTDDTQHTRVYVQSSKCTKVQKNWSWYWTMETEECGSSLPFICEMTAFRFPD